The uncultured Methanobrevibacter sp. DNA segment TTTGCTCCAACCTTGGAAATTTCACCTGCAACCTGAAGGCAGAGCTCCCTTGTAGGACATAATATTATCGCCTGCGGTGACCTGTCCGCTATAAAAATCTTTTCAAGTATCGGAACTGCAAAAGCGATGGTTTTACCAGAACCTGTTTGTGCCTGAGCAGTAATGTCTCGAGATTTTAAAGCTAGAGGAATTGCCATTTCCTGAATTGGAGTTGTCTTATCAAATCCCATATCCCCAATAGCTTTCTTTATCTCATCTGAAATGTTTAAATCATCAAAATTCATCATATAAATATTTAAAAAAATAGCTATTTAAAATTTAATGTGGACTGATAGGATTTTTGTGGAAACTTATGGAGATACTCAAATATTTCATTGAAATTATTTAAGATTCCTGCATCATATGTTCTTCTTTTAAATAGCTTCATTAACATTTTATCATTGGGGCTTGGAATAGAATAGCTGTTTGCATATTCTTCAATATATTTCTCTTTCAAACCGGGAAAATGTTCATCCAATTTTGAATAGAAATACTCCCTGTTTCCTTCCCTTAAAGTCAAACCCATACCATGACATAAAATGCCTTTTACATTGTTTTCAATACAATAATCCAAAATGGAATTGATGTTTTCATAAGTATCGTTAATGTAGGGCAGAATCGGACACAGCCATACAACAGTCGGAATTCCTGCCTCATCCAATATTTTTAAGACCTCCACCCGTCTTGAAGTTGTACATACATGAGGTTCCAGAATGCTGCATAGATCATCATCGGCAGTCGTTAATGTCATTTGTACAACTACCCTTGTTTTTTCGTTGATTTTTTTAAGCAATTCCAAATCCCTTAAAATCAAATCTGATTTTGTAATGCAGGTAAATCCGAAACCGTAATCATAAATTAACTCTAAAGCATTCCTCACATATTTAAGACGCTTTTCAAGTGGAATATAGGGGTCAGTCATTGCACCGGTTCCAATCATTGAAGGCTGCCTTTTTCTAAGCTCTCTTTTAAGCAGCTGAAGCGAATTTTCTTTAACCTCAATATCCTCAAATTTATGATTCATTCCATATATCTTGCTTCGTGAATCACAGTATATGCATCCGTGGGTACATCCCCTATAGAGATTCATCCCATTATTTTTCGACAGAATGCTTTTTGATGTTACATAGTGCATAGGTTTACTTTGGAAATAGTAGTATTTAAAAAAATAGCAAGAGAGCAAATGCTAAGTAATATCAGATACATAATAATATTATGGAACAAAAAAACATTACAGGATACGATAAAAAGTATGACATTAAAGAGCATCCTGACATAAAAGGTCTTCAAATAATTGAAGGTAAAAACAATTTCCCCATTAGTTGGCTCAACCAGCAAGGATATTGTGAATACCAGATATATCTCGAGCACATGAAAGGCATAAAAACACCAGCAACACCTGAAATGACACATGGAAGTGACATTCACCAGCAGCTCGAAGACATC contains these protein-coding regions:
- a CDS encoding radical SAM protein — its product is MHYVTSKSILSKNNGMNLYRGCTHGCIYCDSRSKIYGMNHKFEDIEVKENSLQLLKRELRKRQPSMIGTGAMTDPYIPLEKRLKYVRNALELIYDYGFGFTCITKSDLILRDLELLKKINEKTRVVVQMTLTTADDDLCSILEPHVCTTSRRVEVLKILDEAGIPTVVWLCPILPYINDTYENINSILDYCIENNVKGILCHGMGLTLREGNREYFYSKLDEHFPGLKEKYIEEYANSYSIPSPNDKMLMKLFKRRTYDAGILNNFNEIFEYLHKFPQKSYQSTLNFK